The Mailhella massiliensis genome segment CGAAATGGTATTTCAGTGTCTGTTCCCGCAGATTGATGGAAAAGGAAATATAGGGGAGTTTTTTCAACACGTCGGGCGTGATGGGGGAGGGCAGCTCCGCAGCTTCGTTCCTGCCTATGGCGAGCAGAAAGGGAGACCGGAAAAGAGGAATGAAGTCGAGATCGTCGAACGTGTTGGACATGCCTATGAGGCCGAAGTCGTTATGTCCGTTCTTTATTCCCGAATAGATGAATGAAGGGTGGGCGCTGTTCAGGGAAACATGGATGTTGGGCCATTCCTCATGGAAGTCCAGCATGGTTCGCGTGAATTCCCGGGAGTTGAACAGCGGTCTGCTTCCGGCAATGCGGAGATAACCGATCTGATTCTTCCCCTGCAGTTCTTCCTGCATTCCTGAAATGGTATCGAATATCCGCAACGCCCATGTAAGAAGGTGTTTTCCTTCTTCCGTAAGGACCATTTTATTTTTCAATCGCAGAAAAAGTATGATGCCGAGTTCCTTTTCCAGAAGCTGAATCTGATAGGTTACGGCGCTTTGCGTCCGGTTCATCTGATTTGCCGCGTCGGACACGCTGCCGCTTGTGGCGACATAATAGAATCCCCTCAGCTGCTGCAGGAAATCCCCGGTGATTTCAGGTATCATATTCTTCGGTCTCTCTAACTCTTTTACAGTCAAATCAGTATGTTGATGTGTTCCTTCATAGAGTATACCGCAGAATTAAACAAGGCGCATCTCCGGTCTATGAAATTAATTTA includes the following:
- a CDS encoding LysR family transcriptional regulator, which gives rise to MIPEITGDFLQQLRGFYYVATSGSVSDAANQMNRTQSAVTYQIQLLEKELGIILFLRLKNKMVLTEEGKHLLTWALRIFDTISGMQEELQGKNQIGYLRIAGSRPLFNSREFTRTMLDFHEEWPNIHVSLNSAHPSFIYSGIKNGHNDFGLIGMSNTFDDLDFIPLFRSPFLLAIGRNEAAELPSPITPDVLKKLPYISFSINLREQTLKYHFVPPQIQEYMNNNSVLSCSNYFIIMNYVAMGLGCTIIDTLSFNSFNITDKIHVIDISSMVEPLQYGILLRKKSNISQFKKNFIDRLVGQLKNISFEENIPHFIRKEETPTPQTETEFFHGRPGC